In the genome of Streptomyces sp. NBC_00190, one region contains:
- a CDS encoding DUF6545 domain-containing protein, protein MSDIAFYLSGGLLLLACLLKMPALLRARGRDWLLFSICALLLVGGGVLVLSAEGAVVALRRLTGVTNVAVPLIYILLTACSGSSIVLVLNWRGPDVAQTRRLSRITIAVYGTICAVIAVLFVLGDTPVERRTDFDTYYATTPFIREMIVLYVVAHALASLTASRLCWRWSHDVHGTLRVGLRVLSTGYLLHYGVYDPAVAGAVVARWMGHDWGVLIEIARGVTAPSAVLVSMGFLLPLVGHHGEDAIRYWRLAPLARAVAPVRSTANPIPVALSRWRPAPRLRLTQRHTYIGDRLVTCVPHFDVTVQHDARSAALARGATGIEAAAIADAAVIIAAVERRAMASRSAQSEVPPSSSGERAVVTSDLARISRALRSPIVRDARRRARTETDGLTGAHRP, encoded by the coding sequence ATGAGTGACATCGCCTTCTACCTCTCCGGCGGACTGCTGCTGTTGGCATGCCTGCTCAAAATGCCGGCACTGCTGCGTGCCCGCGGCCGGGACTGGCTGCTCTTCTCGATCTGTGCCCTGCTCCTCGTCGGCGGAGGCGTTCTCGTTCTCAGCGCCGAGGGTGCGGTCGTCGCACTCCGTCGTCTCACGGGCGTCACCAACGTCGCGGTACCGCTCATCTACATCCTGCTCACTGCCTGCTCCGGCTCGTCCATCGTGCTGGTGCTCAACTGGCGCGGGCCCGACGTGGCTCAGACCCGGCGGTTGTCGCGCATCACGATCGCCGTCTACGGCACCATCTGCGCCGTGATCGCCGTCCTGTTCGTGCTCGGTGACACCCCTGTCGAGCGACGCACCGACTTCGATACCTACTACGCGACCACCCCGTTCATCCGCGAGATGATCGTCCTCTACGTGGTCGCCCATGCCCTCGCGTCACTGACCGCCAGCCGCCTGTGCTGGCGCTGGTCCCATGACGTGCACGGAACGCTCCGGGTCGGGCTGCGCGTCCTCTCGACCGGTTACCTGCTGCACTACGGCGTCTACGACCCCGCCGTGGCGGGTGCCGTCGTCGCCCGCTGGATGGGCCACGACTGGGGCGTCCTCATCGAGATCGCCCGCGGGGTGACCGCCCCCAGCGCCGTCCTGGTGTCGATGGGATTCCTCCTTCCGCTGGTGGGGCACCACGGTGAGGATGCCATCCGCTACTGGCGGCTCGCTCCGCTGGCCCGCGCCGTGGCCCCCGTCCGGAGCACGGCCAACCCCATCCCGGTGGCGCTGTCCCGCTGGCGTCCCGCTCCGCGCCTGCGGCTGACCCAGCGGCACACCTACATCGGTGACCGACTCGTGACGTGCGTGCCCCACTTCGACGTCACGGTCCAACACGACGCCCGTTCAGCGGCCTTGGCACGAGGCGCCACCGGCATCGAGGCGGCCGCCATCGCGGACGCCGCCGTGATCATCGCTGCTGTGGAGCGCCGCGCCATGGCCAGCAGATCAGCTCAGTCCGAGGTACCGCCCTCCAGCTCGGGCGAACGCGCTGTCGTCACCAGCGACCTGGCCCGGATCTCGCGGGCCCTTCGGTCTCCGATCGTCCGGGACGCCCGCCGCCGGGCCCGCACCGAGACCGACGGTCTCACCGGCGCTCACCGGCCCTGA
- a CDS encoding NAD(P)/FAD-dependent oxidoreductase: MLAAAALSRVVDTVTVLERDELPDRPQPRRGLPQGRHAHILLPSGSDAIEDLVPGGGIRKRLIAAGARELALIGGLVTLGPQGWYRRWPQAGYPLLVCSRDLMDWTVRDAVSGSAAVTVRHARAAGLLGTAQRVTGVRAVIDGREEDLVADLVVDASGRGSRIEHWLAGLGISGVPKDEVDSGLVYASRLYRIPPGADAFPLTQVTADPAASRPGRSGLLLPVEDGRWLVSLGGTRGGQPTADPDDFVRFALGLRHPIVGQLIAGAEPLSEVVLNRSTGNERRFFERAAVWPEGLVALGDAVATYNPVYGQGMSVAALGAQAFGRELDRSGIAAAGLARRAQRAVGKVVNAAWTMSVSQDQWFPGVRGKTPTVADRLLAGYTGRMTRVATTSYRVSAAMCEVTTLQANTLRLLRPSLLFATLTGPVLPPLSGPPLTGEERAVLDLLRAGERR, encoded by the coding sequence CAGACACGCTCACATCCTCCTGCCGAGCGGCAGCGACGCGATCGAGGACCTGGTGCCCGGCGGAGGCATACGCAAGCGGCTGATCGCCGCGGGGGCCCGCGAACTGGCACTCATCGGCGGCTTAGTGACGCTGGGTCCGCAGGGCTGGTACCGGCGCTGGCCGCAGGCCGGCTATCCCCTGCTGGTCTGCAGCCGGGATCTGATGGACTGGACCGTACGCGACGCCGTATCGGGCAGTGCCGCCGTCACCGTCCGCCACGCCCGGGCAGCCGGCTTGCTGGGGACGGCCCAGCGGGTGACCGGCGTGCGCGCGGTCATCGACGGACGCGAGGAAGATCTCGTCGCGGACCTCGTCGTCGACGCGAGCGGACGCGGATCACGCATCGAGCACTGGCTCGCCGGTCTCGGCATTTCCGGTGTGCCCAAGGACGAGGTCGACTCCGGACTCGTCTATGCCAGCCGCCTCTACCGGATTCCACCGGGAGCCGACGCCTTCCCGCTGACGCAGGTCACCGCCGACCCCGCGGCCTCCCGGCCCGGCCGGTCCGGGCTCCTCCTCCCGGTGGAGGACGGGCGGTGGCTGGTCAGCCTGGGCGGCACTCGCGGCGGCCAGCCGACCGCCGACCCCGATGACTTCGTACGCTTCGCACTCGGACTGCGTCATCCCATCGTGGGCCAGCTGATCGCCGGTGCCGAGCCGCTGAGTGAGGTGGTGCTCAACCGGAGCACGGGCAACGAACGTCGCTTCTTCGAAAGGGCCGCGGTCTGGCCCGAAGGGCTGGTGGCGCTCGGCGACGCCGTCGCCACCTACAACCCGGTGTACGGACAGGGCATGTCGGTGGCCGCCCTCGGTGCGCAGGCCTTCGGTCGGGAACTGGACAGGAGCGGCATCGCCGCGGCCGGACTGGCCCGTCGTGCGCAGCGGGCGGTCGGGAAGGTGGTGAACGCCGCCTGGACCATGTCCGTGAGCCAAGACCAGTGGTTCCCCGGTGTGCGCGGGAAGACGCCCACGGTCGCGGACCGGCTCCTGGCGGGCTACACGGGGCGCATGACACGGGTGGCCACCACCTCGTACCGGGTGTCCGCTGCCATGTGCGAGGTCACCACCCTCCAGGCGAACACCCTCCGGCTGTTGCGGCCCTCCCTGCTGTTCGCGACGCTCACCGGTCCCGTCCTTCCGCCTCTGTCAGGACCGCCGCTGACCGGGGAAGAACGAGCGGTCCTCGATCTCCTCAGGGCCGGTGAGCGCCGGTGA
- a CDS encoding toxin-antitoxin system, toxin component: protein MKALSVQLVTNVAQMVTADDREEIFDALGRVLSVRRGRPVILKRAAFPPNTASGLWLDRQDLDILAVREDAASAEHELVILGHEIWHMMEGHCVAHTQAGPAAARGHSTRLDAVEHVIALLLASPDERLGDMAHSDLAYAARTDFEAAVEEEAERFGLEFATEMRSFLRTLRRRDPLQVTWRIERSLRQGPRT from the coding sequence ATGAAGGCGTTGAGCGTCCAACTGGTCACCAACGTGGCGCAGATGGTGACCGCTGACGACCGCGAAGAGATCTTCGACGCCCTCGGTCGCGTGCTCAGTGTCAGACGCGGACGCCCGGTGATCCTGAAAAGAGCCGCCTTCCCCCCCAACACGGCCAGCGGCCTGTGGCTGGACAGGCAGGACCTCGACATCCTTGCCGTCCGCGAGGACGCGGCGAGCGCCGAGCACGAACTCGTGATCCTGGGACATGAGATCTGGCACATGATGGAAGGGCACTGCGTCGCGCACACACAGGCGGGTCCCGCCGCGGCACGCGGCCACAGCACTCGCTTGGACGCGGTGGAGCACGTCATCGCCCTGCTCCTCGCCTCTCCGGACGAGCGGCTGGGCGACATGGCGCACAGCGATCTCGCGTACGCGGCCCGCACGGACTTCGAGGCCGCAGTGGAAGAGGAAGCAGAACGCTTCGGGCTGGAATTCGCGACCGAGATGCGCTCCTTCCTCCGCACCCTGCGGCGCCGGGACCCCCTCCAGGTCACCTGGCGGATCGAGCGGTCGCTCCGTCAGGGGCCCCGGACCTGA
- a CDS encoding type I polyketide synthase → MDTADDFRNWLTERIGERLGVSAHAVDVDTQFRDLGIDSVGMTALTAELATRLGRPLSPTVAWHFPTVSRLAANLAAAPAPDRGAARGETRGTAMHDEPIAVIGLACRFPGAPNAEEYWNLLRSGADAVTGIPADRWDGDALYDPDPSTPGRMSTRRGGFIRDVDQFDPQFFGISPREAVQMDPQQRLALELTWSALQDSGIPPASLRDSSAGVFLGTLWSDYARLAGRDLAGIGQHSATGQEPSIIPARVSYTLGLQGPSIGVNTACSSSLVAVHLACQSLRAGESTLALAGGVNLVLAPESSTAMTKLGAMSPDGRSKAFDAAADGYVRGEGAGLVVLKPLSAALADGDRIHCVIRGSAVNNDGASNGLTAPSPSAQVNMLRTAYTRAGVDVHDVQYVEAHGTGTRLGDPIEAHALGTVLGAGRPAQSPLLIGSVKTNIGHLEAAAGIAGLIKVALAIRHRVIPPTLHHHEPNPDIPLDELRLSVPTVPTVWPAEDRALLAGVSSFGFGGTNCHVVLEGPPTRPVQILPLSAPTPEALREAAAAMADALAEAGPQSVADWCGTAALRLGGHPYRTATTVRTQGELRTALERMAGEGAPHPPADQPPRLAFVFSGQGSQWCAMGRELLHGEAVFREALLRCDHLIHERTGISVVAEICREADESRLDGTEVMQPAVFAVQVALAELWRSWGIEPDAVVGHSLGEVAAAHVAGVLRLEDAVSIVCHRSRLMSRIDGLGSVAVVDLPFAEAQELAAAHPGGISAAGSNSPGTSVLSGDVAALDACLTELGRRGVGCRRVNMSVAAHSAQCDALLPELREALTGIRPMRARVPLMSSLTGDFVTHRDLGPSYWERNLRDAVLFAPAVERLLDAGYDTFLEVSPHPVLTNSVDLTARHHGVPARSMPSLRRGADAREVMLDTLGELYRSGRDVTWRPVFPADLRLVALPQAAAGPAGDPPEDHRVRTLPLSAHSQAALRDLARSTEARLAGPEHVDLHDLCHSAARTGDRHDHRLAAVFTSREQLRHQLAGYAADRRPPGVATGRAVRRTKGPVFLFSGQGTQTARMGCELLAGEAVFRDVLERCDQWLAEHAGWSLIDELEAAEESSRINETEITQPALLAVQVGLAELWRSWGVVPATVVGHSAGEIAAAHCAGVLSLEDAMLVALHRGRVLQRATGRGRMAAVGLGAAQAAKLVAGRKGQVSVAAVNGPRTTLLSGETEALRELLDDLDPAVFRKMLRVGYPSHSPQMRVYERELGELLANVRPGPGDVPIFSTIEGALCPGTFFDASYWVRTISEPVRFSEAAEALIADGSRSFVEIGPEAVLLAPLSQHLEQNGVEGVLVPSLRRDAGERESLQESAGALYAAGHPVDWTAVQSRPGRLVATPEYPWQRERYWITPAPLAGQEPAVGRVADLLERSDVDRLIDEIAADGDLSEEETRLLPRILRRLTADRPAPGPPEDAGEWLHRTVWRDQPLRSGGRTEGPGTWIVLTDGVDDPLAWSVRNALHDAGEECALIAVGTTTDDELSAELHRAMRATAHPCRGVLRIAPATVAGNPGALTAQSLEGCLRPALTVIRQLASWQGPSAPRLWIATTGAQAVSGKPAEDAVAHSALWGFGRVAALEHPEVWGGLLDLDPDAGAPDDRAGMLVAELLDGDGEDQVAFRGGRRHVARLALADEVIKPAGEDLIRPDASYLITGGLGGLGLTVAQWLVAAGARHLVLLGRRPADADARKTLARLTAAGASVHVLQADVTEAAEVRAVLNRFGRELPGLRGVIHAAGVLDDGTLLHQDWDRFAGVLAPKVLGAHHLDVLTRELPLDFFVLFSSFVAVLGSPGQGGYAAANAALDSLAHRRRSLGLPALSVNWGPWDGVGMTAGSAAAARFRWSERGARTIGREAGTRLFDRVLACSSPQIGVFSVDWEAYRAWLPAGARRELLALVHDEAGSGTAADDRDARLSLPARLASLDPVDRLEHLVTHVGSRAAGILGFAEGRTVDPQTGFFQLGMDSLMAIRFVVRLREDFGDRLRLLSTLPIDHPTCASLAAHLLDQLGLGTPPDAADATGSEPDIDEDLMAEVERLSAADAAKYLDELMGAAEDRGEQTHE, encoded by the coding sequence ATGGATACTGCTGACGATTTTCGTAACTGGTTGACGGAAAGAATCGGGGAGCGGCTGGGGGTCTCGGCTCATGCGGTCGATGTGGACACCCAATTTCGCGACCTCGGTATCGATTCCGTCGGAATGACCGCTCTTACCGCCGAGTTAGCCACGCGCCTGGGGCGACCCCTCTCTCCGACCGTCGCATGGCATTTTCCGACCGTGTCCCGTCTCGCCGCGAACCTCGCCGCGGCGCCGGCGCCCGATCGTGGTGCGGCGCGGGGCGAGACCCGTGGTACCGCGATGCACGACGAGCCCATCGCCGTCATCGGGCTCGCCTGCAGGTTTCCCGGCGCGCCGAACGCCGAGGAGTACTGGAACCTCCTCCGGTCCGGGGCCGACGCCGTCACCGGCATACCGGCCGACCGATGGGATGGCGACGCGCTGTACGACCCTGATCCGTCGACACCCGGGAGGATGAGCACGCGCCGGGGCGGGTTCATCCGCGACGTGGACCAGTTCGACCCTCAGTTCTTCGGTATCTCACCGCGTGAGGCCGTCCAGATGGACCCTCAGCAGCGGCTCGCGCTGGAGCTCACCTGGAGCGCCCTGCAGGACTCCGGCATACCGCCCGCCTCGCTGCGCGACAGCAGCGCGGGTGTGTTCCTCGGGACCCTGTGGAGCGACTACGCCAGGCTCGCCGGACGCGACCTCGCGGGGATCGGTCAGCACTCGGCCACCGGCCAGGAACCCAGCATCATCCCGGCCCGCGTCTCCTACACCCTTGGCCTCCAAGGCCCGAGCATCGGCGTCAACACGGCCTGCTCGTCGTCCCTGGTCGCCGTACATCTGGCCTGCCAGAGCCTGCGCGCCGGCGAAAGCACGCTCGCTCTCGCCGGGGGCGTCAACCTCGTGCTCGCTCCGGAGAGCAGCACCGCGATGACGAAGCTCGGGGCCATGAGTCCTGACGGGCGCTCCAAGGCATTCGATGCCGCCGCGGACGGATACGTGCGCGGTGAGGGAGCCGGACTGGTGGTCCTCAAACCGCTGTCCGCAGCACTGGCCGACGGGGACCGGATCCACTGCGTGATCCGCGGCAGTGCGGTCAACAACGACGGCGCCAGCAACGGGCTCACCGCGCCCAGCCCGTCGGCGCAGGTGAACATGCTGCGTACGGCGTACACGCGAGCCGGTGTCGACGTACACGACGTCCAGTACGTAGAAGCCCATGGAACCGGAACCCGACTGGGCGACCCCATCGAGGCGCATGCGCTCGGCACGGTGCTCGGTGCCGGCCGCCCGGCGCAATCGCCGCTGCTGATCGGATCGGTCAAGACCAACATCGGCCATCTCGAGGCAGCCGCCGGAATCGCCGGGCTGATCAAGGTTGCGCTGGCGATCCGCCACCGTGTCATCCCCCCGACCCTGCACCACCACGAACCCAACCCCGACATCCCCCTCGACGAGTTGCGCCTCAGCGTTCCGACCGTCCCGACCGTCTGGCCGGCCGAGGACCGCGCCCTGCTCGCCGGAGTCAGTTCCTTCGGGTTCGGCGGCACCAACTGCCACGTCGTCCTCGAGGGTCCGCCCACCAGGCCCGTGCAGATCCTGCCGCTGTCGGCCCCTACACCGGAGGCTCTGCGGGAGGCCGCCGCGGCGATGGCCGACGCGCTGGCAGAGGCCGGCCCGCAGTCCGTGGCGGACTGGTGCGGGACCGCGGCACTACGGCTCGGCGGACACCCCTACCGGACGGCAACGACCGTCCGGACCCAGGGCGAACTGCGCACCGCACTGGAACGCATGGCGGGTGAGGGCGCCCCGCACCCTCCGGCTGATCAGCCGCCCCGGCTGGCCTTCGTGTTCTCCGGTCAGGGCTCGCAGTGGTGCGCGATGGGCCGGGAACTGCTGCACGGCGAAGCCGTGTTCCGCGAGGCACTGCTCCGGTGCGACCACCTGATACACGAGCGCACCGGCATATCGGTGGTGGCAGAGATATGCCGCGAGGCCGACGAGTCCCGCCTGGACGGGACGGAGGTGATGCAACCGGCAGTCTTCGCGGTGCAGGTCGCCCTCGCCGAGCTGTGGCGCTCCTGGGGCATCGAGCCGGACGCCGTGGTGGGGCACAGTCTGGGCGAAGTCGCGGCAGCCCATGTCGCGGGTGTACTCCGGCTGGAGGACGCGGTGAGCATCGTCTGCCACCGCAGCCGGCTGATGTCACGGATCGACGGGCTCGGCTCGGTCGCGGTGGTGGACCTCCCGTTCGCGGAGGCCCAGGAGCTGGCCGCGGCCCACCCGGGCGGCATCTCCGCGGCAGGTTCCAACAGTCCCGGCACGTCGGTCCTCTCGGGTGACGTGGCGGCGCTCGACGCGTGCCTGACGGAGCTGGGCCGCCGGGGCGTCGGCTGCCGGCGAGTGAACATGAGCGTGGCCGCCCACAGCGCGCAGTGCGACGCCCTCCTGCCCGAACTGCGGGAGGCCCTGACCGGGATCCGGCCGATGCGGGCTCGGGTTCCCCTCATGTCATCGTTGACGGGCGACTTCGTCACGCACAGGGACCTCGGCCCGTCCTACTGGGAGCGCAACCTGCGTGACGCGGTCCTGTTCGCCCCCGCGGTCGAGCGGTTGCTGGACGCCGGGTACGACACCTTCCTCGAGGTCAGCCCGCACCCCGTGCTGACGAACTCCGTGGACCTGACCGCTCGGCACCATGGCGTGCCGGCCCGTTCGATGCCTTCCCTGCGCCGCGGTGCGGACGCCCGAGAGGTCATGCTGGACACCCTCGGAGAGCTGTACCGTTCCGGCCGCGACGTGACCTGGCGACCGGTGTTCCCCGCCGACCTGCGCCTGGTCGCGCTTCCGCAGGCGGCGGCCGGACCCGCAGGCGACCCGCCGGAGGACCACCGGGTCCGGACCCTTCCGCTGTCCGCGCACTCGCAGGCCGCGCTGCGCGATCTGGCACGCAGCACGGAAGCCCGGCTCGCCGGGCCGGAGCACGTGGACCTCCACGACCTGTGTCATTCCGCGGCGCGCACAGGCGACCGCCACGACCACCGGCTGGCCGCGGTGTTCACATCGCGTGAACAGCTCCGTCACCAGCTCGCGGGATATGCCGCGGACCGCCGGCCGCCGGGTGTCGCGACCGGACGTGCCGTGCGCCGGACGAAGGGCCCTGTGTTCCTGTTCTCCGGTCAGGGGACCCAGACCGCCCGGATGGGCTGCGAACTGCTCGCAGGCGAGGCCGTCTTCCGGGACGTGCTGGAGCGGTGCGACCAGTGGCTGGCCGAGCACGCGGGCTGGTCGCTCATCGACGAGCTCGAGGCGGCCGAGGAGTCGTCGAGGATCAACGAGACGGAGATCACCCAGCCCGCCCTGCTCGCGGTGCAGGTCGGTCTGGCCGAGCTCTGGCGGTCCTGGGGCGTCGTACCCGCCACGGTGGTGGGGCACAGCGCCGGCGAGATCGCTGCCGCCCACTGCGCGGGCGTCCTCAGCCTGGAGGACGCGATGCTGGTCGCCCTGCACAGGGGACGGGTGTTGCAGCGGGCCACCGGGCGGGGCCGGATGGCCGCAGTGGGCCTGGGCGCGGCGCAGGCCGCGAAGCTGGTGGCGGGCCGAAAGGGCCAGGTGTCCGTCGCCGCCGTCAACGGCCCGCGCACCACCCTCCTGTCAGGCGAGACCGAGGCCCTGCGGGAACTGCTCGATGACCTCGACCCCGCCGTCTTCCGAAAGATGCTGCGCGTCGGCTATCCCTCGCACAGCCCGCAGATGCGCGTCTACGAGAGGGAACTGGGGGAACTGCTGGCGAACGTCCGGCCGGGCCCGGGAGATGTTCCAATCTTCTCCACCATCGAAGGGGCCCTGTGCCCGGGCACGTTCTTCGACGCGTCCTACTGGGTCCGTACGATCAGCGAACCCGTGCGGTTCTCCGAGGCTGCCGAGGCGCTCATCGCGGACGGCAGCCGGTCGTTCGTGGAGATCGGGCCGGAAGCCGTCCTCCTGGCCCCGCTGTCCCAGCACCTCGAGCAGAACGGCGTCGAAGGTGTCCTCGTCCCGTCGCTACGCCGCGACGCCGGGGAACGCGAAAGCCTCCAGGAATCGGCCGGCGCCCTGTACGCCGCCGGCCACCCGGTCGACTGGACCGCGGTGCAGAGCCGTCCGGGGCGGTTGGTCGCCACCCCTGAGTACCCCTGGCAACGCGAGCGGTACTGGATCACCCCCGCCCCGCTGGCCGGGCAGGAACCCGCCGTCGGGAGGGTGGCGGACCTTCTGGAGCGCTCGGACGTCGACCGGCTGATCGACGAGATCGCCGCCGACGGCGATCTGTCCGAGGAGGAGACCCGGCTGCTGCCGAGGATCCTTCGCCGGCTCACAGCCGACCGCCCGGCCCCCGGACCACCCGAAGACGCGGGTGAGTGGCTGCACCGGACGGTCTGGCGTGACCAACCGCTGCGGTCCGGCGGGCGGACCGAAGGCCCCGGAACCTGGATCGTCCTCACCGACGGCGTCGACGACCCGCTCGCGTGGTCCGTGCGCAACGCCCTGCATGACGCCGGCGAGGAGTGCGCCCTCATCGCGGTCGGTACGACGACCGACGACGAGCTGTCCGCCGAGCTGCACCGCGCCATGAGGGCAACGGCTCACCCGTGCCGTGGAGTGCTCCGGATCGCCCCGGCCACGGTGGCCGGGAATCCCGGTGCCCTGACTGCGCAGTCCCTCGAAGGCTGTCTCCGGCCGGCGCTGACGGTCATCCGGCAGCTCGCCTCCTGGCAGGGGCCGTCCGCACCGCGCCTGTGGATCGCCACGACCGGTGCCCAGGCGGTGAGCGGGAAGCCTGCCGAGGATGCCGTTGCGCACAGCGCCCTCTGGGGCTTCGGTCGCGTGGCGGCGCTCGAGCATCCCGAGGTCTGGGGCGGTCTCCTCGACCTCGACCCGGATGCGGGAGCCCCGGACGACCGGGCGGGGATGCTGGTCGCGGAACTCCTCGACGGAGACGGCGAGGACCAGGTGGCGTTCCGGGGCGGGCGCCGCCACGTGGCGCGGCTGGCGCTCGCCGACGAGGTGATCAAGCCCGCCGGTGAGGACCTGATCCGCCCGGATGCGAGCTACCTGATCACTGGAGGGCTGGGCGGACTGGGTCTCACGGTCGCCCAGTGGCTGGTTGCCGCCGGCGCCCGCCACCTGGTGCTGCTGGGCCGTCGCCCGGCCGACGCGGACGCCCGCAAGACGCTCGCGCGACTGACGGCGGCGGGTGCCTCGGTGCACGTCCTGCAGGCCGATGTCACCGAGGCCGCCGAAGTGCGGGCCGTACTGAACCGTTTCGGGCGCGAGCTGCCCGGTCTGCGCGGCGTCATCCACGCGGCGGGCGTCCTCGACGACGGGACCCTGCTGCACCAGGACTGGGACCGGTTCGCGGGGGTTCTGGCCCCGAAGGTGCTGGGCGCGCATCACCTGGACGTGCTCACCCGGGAGCTTCCGCTCGACTTCTTCGTGCTCTTCTCGTCCTTCGTCGCGGTCCTCGGATCTCCCGGGCAGGGCGGCTACGCGGCGGCCAACGCCGCCCTCGACAGCCTGGCCCACCGGCGCAGGTCGCTGGGGCTGCCCGCCCTGAGCGTGAACTGGGGGCCGTGGGACGGCGTCGGAATGACGGCGGGCTCGGCGGCCGCGGCGCGGTTCCGGTGGAGCGAGCGCGGCGCCCGGACCATCGGCCGAGAAGCCGGCACGCGCCTGTTCGACCGGGTCCTGGCCTGCTCCTCACCCCAGATCGGTGTGTTCTCGGTCGACTGGGAGGCGTACCGCGCATGGCTCCCTGCCGGGGCGCGGCGCGAACTGCTGGCCCTGGTCCATGACGAGGCCGGCAGCGGCACCGCGGCTGACGACCGGGATGCCCGGCTGTCGCTGCCCGCCCGGCTGGCGTCGCTGGATCCGGTCGACCGGCTGGAGCATCTCGTGACGCACGTCGGCTCGCGTGCCGCCGGCATCCTCGGCTTCGCCGAGGGCCGCACGGTGGACCCGCAGACCGGCTTCTTCCAGCTCGGCATGGACTCACTGATGGCGATCAGGTTCGTGGTACGGCTGCGCGAGGACTTCGGGGACCGGCTGCGTCTGCTCAGCACGCTGCCCATCGACCACCCGACGTGCGCGTCCCTCGCCGCCCACCTGCTCGACCAGCTGGGGCTCGGCACGCCGCCGGACGCTGCCGACGCGACCGGGTCGGAACCGGACATCGACGAGGACCTGATGGCGGAGGTGGAGCGCCTCTCCGCTGCTGACGCGGCGAAATATCTCGACGAACTCATGGGCGCAGCCGAAGACCGAGGGGAGCAGACACATGAGTAG